The Lathyrus oleraceus cultivar Zhongwan6 chromosome 5, CAAS_Psat_ZW6_1.0, whole genome shotgun sequence genome includes the window GATGATAAGAAATTCACCATAACTTCGTGTCATTATCATGCAGGAGGTTTTCAAAAGTGTTCTTCTGGTAGCGTATTTTCCGATAGTATGTATATATGAATATATAAAGTGGTGATTGAGAAACTTGCatgaaaaaaaaatcatatcaatttctACAAGGGCTTTTGGCAATTGAACTAGGTAATAGATTTCAACATTTTCCAAAGCCATTCGGTTTTTTCCACGGCAAACCAATCCAATCCATAAAGTATACTAATGAGTCCAATAACAACAATGATGAAATGAATGAGTTGCAAATCCATCCCACACCTAACTAACCATGTATATTACTGAAGTACTGACCAAATATAAGTGAAAAATTACaggaaaaagaaaagaaaaaaaatgtaAAAGCTTCTTCCACTCACCTCCATTTCCTCAAACATTTCTTAACAAAATCAACTCAAGTTAAATGATAGGTAACTATGTTTTTATCGAACTCGGTATCTCGGAGTTTACAACACGCTGCATGCCAACCGCTTGCGCTGGACTCCGGGTGGTTTACAACACAAGTTAAGACATTCCTTTTTATAAAGACTTCACCTGCCAGAAGAAGAGCATGTTAAAATGGATTAGTAGAAtattaaacaaaaacaaaaggaCCACACATATGAAGCATTAATACAGACAAGAACATCTGACCCGACACTGACACGTAGACATAGGTAATAATTTGAAAAGATTGAATTAATTGTATGTAATCAGATATTATGTTCGTCAGATATCGCTGTCGGATACCAGACACGTCTTTGATCAGAAGAGACTGTGCGATAGACATTTAATTTATTATAAAGTATAATAATGCATAGGTACCTGGTCTTTGAGTTACCAAGTGTAAGTTCAAGATCATCTGTTAGAAATTCTTCATGGATCCTTTCTCCTTCCCAAGGCTTCACAATCCCAAATGTGTTGCTTCCAAATGCAAATTCATCTGAGATTGCTTCTGACATAGGAATGTCAGCAGTGTAATCCGAGCTAGCTGCAATAGCCGGAGAACACGTTCCACTCTGTCCAGGGGTCCACATACGCGAACCGCTCCCCGAAAAGCCATCTTCCTTGAAAGCAAATGGATTTCGAGAGACAAGGTTGAAGGTTGGGGAAGTTGGACTAGCATGAGGAAGTTTGATCCCTGCAAACCATTCAGGATCGACTATCTGACGGCCGGGGCTTGGAGGACCTGAAGAAGGCAGGAAAGAGTAATGCTGCCCGGTCCATCCCGGCCGTGCAGATCGTTCTTCCCAGTCATTAGTATTCATTTTCGGTGTTCTGGAAGTTGGAGAGCTCAGGGGAGGTGTGACAGGCGCGCTGATGGAGCCGCTGTGAAGGTAGGGATGTGGAAGTTTCGGGGATGATGCTGAAGATGAAGCTGTGGAGAGGTTTTTGAGCCACGGAATGAGGGAATTACCATCGGTGTTACGATTTGCTGCGTAAGGAGACGAAGATGGACTTGGGAAGGACGATGAGCCCGGGCTTGGATGGTAAGATGAGCAAGGGCTTGCAGCCGATGAACCGCCAATTATATCCATATGCTCTAAAGGTT containing:
- the LOC127086156 gene encoding BES1/BZR1 homolog protein 4; this translates as MTSGTRLPTWKERENNKRRERRRRAIAAKIFSGLRMYGNFRLPKHCDNNEVLKALCNEAGWTVEPDGTTYRKGCKPLEHMDIIGGSSAASPCSSYHPSPGSSSFPSPSSSPYAANRNTDGNSLIPWLKNLSTASSSASSPKLPHPYLHSGSISAPVTPPLSSPTSRTPKMNTNDWEERSARPGWTGQHYSFLPSSGPPSPGRQIVDPEWFAGIKLPHASPTSPTFNLVSRNPFAFKEDGFSGSGSRMWTPGQSGTCSPAIAASSDYTADIPMSEAISDEFAFGSNTFGIVKPWEGERIHEEFLTDDLELTLGNSKTR